The following nucleotide sequence is from Mucilaginibacter sp. cycad4.
ATAAACATGCAATGAAGTTAAGCTTTTTTTGCATGCTGCAAGCTTATTGTAAAAGAATGTTTTTTAGGGTGATTAGGGCTGTTAAATTGCCTGAGATTGGTGGTTGGCTTAGCATGATGGGCACAAGTTATCCGGGGCTCATTTCCGCCGCTCAAAACTTGCGCCAGGGAAAAAGAAGACTTACGAAGTTTCAAAAACTTCGTAAGTCTGTTATGCGATATGTTAAAGGATATTGTTAATTCGTGTAATTCGCTCTAATTCGAAAAAATTAGTGCTCAATTATTTCTTTTTCTGCGCACCCTTAACCTCTTTCACTTGCTGGGTCTCCTTAACCTCTTTCAAAAGTCTCAGCTTCATAAAAATAACAACTACACCAACAACCATGGCACCGGCCATGATCAGGTAGTTTTTTTCGGTGAACATTTTATAAGCCACAATAAAACACAAGGCTACACCCATGGTGTAAAGCACATTGAGCACCAGTTTAAAACCCATTATTAGTATACGTTTAATTCAGGGTCAATTTCGGCCTGCCATGCAAGGATCCCGCCTCTTAGGTTTGACAGGTTGGTAAAACCCTGCTGCTCCAGTTGCATAATGGCAGCCGCGCTGCGTTTACCGCTGCGGCACATTACTACTACCGGCTTGTCTTTACTTATCTTTTCCGATTCTATCAGCACGCCGCCAAGCGGTATAAGCTGTCCGCCAAGGTTTGAAGTTTCATATTCAAAATCTTCCCTAACGTCAATCAGTTGAAAGTCTTCGCCTTTGTCAATTTTTTCTTTTAGTTCCTGTACGGTTATCTCGTTCATGTTAAATGTAATTATAATTCAAAGGTAGTTTTTTTCTTAATCAAATATTTAGGCTTGTTATTTGTAACAATCAAAGTGTATGAGCGTTTCATATATGTTTACACAATAATTACTTAATGAAAAAAGTTACTCGCTTTTTCTGGTTCTGTTCAGGAGCACATATCGATACCCTAAAAAAGTACCCAATTGAACATAATAAGTATGTTGGTATTGGGGCAACCATATTTTTTACCGCTTTATTCGCGGCCTTATCCGGTGGCTATGCCATGTACTTTGTTTTTAATGGTGACGCATTTGCTGTAGGTTTTGCTATACTTTTTGGCCTGCTATGGGGAACTGCCATTTTTAACATGGACCGCTACATTGTATCCAGCATCAATAAAGAAGGTACAACCAACCAGCAGATCCTGCAGGCATCACCGCGTATTTTGCTGGCCATTATGATAGGTATAGTGATATCGCGCCCGCTCGAACTCAAGATCTTCGATAAAGAGATTCGCCAGAAGTTAAAAACCGCTTATCTTAAAGGCCAGCGCAGCAAGATCGATACCCTTGAAAAAACCTACATGCAAAAATATGCCATGGAGCTGGGTAAAAATACCGACCTGAAAAAAGAAAAGGACTCGCTGGAGCGGGATATTAACCGTTCGCGCTACCAGCTTAACCAGGAGGTTTTTGGCGATAAAACCAATCAAACGTCGGGCATTACCGGTTATGGCACATATGCCAAGCAAAAGCAGGCCGTACTGGAAGAAAAGGAAGTCCGCCTTAAAACCGTTACCGATAATTTAGGGCAGATGGACCAGTACCTGAGCGCCCGTAAGGATTATGAGGGTTTAAACGGCACGCGCCTTTTTACCGAACATCAGCTGGATAGCCTGTCTGCCATAGCAGGTTTCTCCGACCGTAACTGGGCGTTAGGGCAACTCACCTACACCGAAAACGGCAAGCGCGACCTGGATACGTATCTCGCTATCTCCTTTATTGGCTACCTGTTTATTCTGTTTGAATGTTTGCCGGTGTTTGTAAAACTGATGTCGCCCAAAGGGCCTTATGATACAGCCATCGCTAAAACCGCCGAAGCCAATATTCATCTTGCCGAGCGCGATAAGGAACGCGATATGGCTGTTACCGATAATATTTATGACCATAACCTGGATACAGATATCCAGCGGCGAAAGAAGATCATCAGCTCACAATCTGATTATGATTTTGAGCGGCATAGTTATGAGTAAGCGACTTGTTTTGCCAATCAAAAAGGAGGCACCTACGGAGCCAACGCGCTGTTGTTAATAAATTCTATAAACATGATACTCCTACGGAGTTTTGAAGTTTGTCTCGTCCTAAAAAAAGTTTACATTTTATGAGATAGTCCTGTTATGTATTTACAAGTGTAGTGATGTCCTGTGATACGTTTACAATGTTAGTGTTTTTGCGATAATAGTTCTTCCACAATTTTTGAGGTAGCAAGCTTTTATCATGCACATGTTGGGGCGTTAGCAGACCGATACTGAAGTGTGGCCGGTGTTTGTTATACAACTCGATAGCTCTATCCAGTAATTGTTTTGCTTGTTGCTTATTCTCAGGCCGGTGATGCTTAAGATATTCTTCTTTAAGAATGCCGTTCATTCGTTCAGCAACGGCATTCTCTAATGGGTCACCGTTCTCGGTCATACTGATCTTGATGTATCTGTCCTGTAATAGCTTTACATAGCTTTCTGTGCAATATTGCACTCCCCGGTCCGAGTGATGTATAAGTGCCTCCGGCAATTGTTCAGGCAGGTCTTTTAAAGCCATTTTCAAGGCCTGTATCGTTTCGATCGTTTCTAAGGTATCAGCCAAATGATAGCCAACTACTTTGTGCGAATAAGCGTCCGTTATCAAACTGATGTACAAATGTTCTTCTTTTACTTTCCAGTAGGTGATATCGCTTACCCACAGTTGGTTAGGCCTGACGACCTCCAGGCTGCGTATGATATTCGGCCATCTGTTGAACCGGTGACCCGACCAGGTCGTCACATGCCGCCTGCGGCGTTTCTTTACTAACAGTCCATTAGCTGACAACAGGTCGAACAGTGCATCCCGTCCCATTTTAATGCCATGATCAAGCAAAAAAGGGTGCAGCTTTTCATAAAGCTTCCTGCCACCCATTGCCCGGTGGTCTTGGCGAATGCTGACAACCTCCTGCAATATAAGTGTATCCTCTATTCCAGATGCTTCTTGTTGCCAAAAGTGCTGATAATAGGCCTGACGGGTAATACCAAGTAACCGACATAATCGTACAAGGCTGATCCTTGTATACATGTCTTTCATCTCATGGATCACTTGGTATCCGACTTTTTTCGGATAGGAATATTAAGATCACGTTCAGCAATCTCGATCATACGCTTGTACATTTCACTGCGAAGCTGCTCATCTTCAAGCTGACGTTCGAGTTCTTTGATGCGTTGTTGTTCTTGCGACAAGGCACCTGTAGGCGGATCTTTATGGGGCTTCTTTGCGGGCAAGGATAGTGGTTTTACTGATGACAAATATCTGTCTTTTTCCGAAACTTCTGCATAACCTAACTTCTGCATCCAACGCGTTATGCCACTATGTATCTTGATATCATATTTCCTCAACAACGCCTTTTGACTAACACTGCCAGCCAAATACTCTTTGATAACTGAATGCTTAAATTCAAGTGAATAATGTCCTTTTCCATCAATAATGATCTTTTCCATGTAGTTTATTTTTGTGTAAACTCATTTCAGGACAAGACACTTTGCTTTCGCACTCCATAGGAGTATCCGTGTTTGTAGCCAAAGAGAACAGAAATATTGGCTCCGTAGGTGCCTCCTTAACCATAGCAGGGGCCGTGAGGTATTTATTACAGGACATAAATCTTTTGCGGTTTCATCCTAATCACGCATCTTGCAAACATATTATCAACCTATGTTTGAGCAATTTTCACATTCAAATTATCATTCCATTTGTGATCAACTCGCAGCCGGCGACCCGGATTTGGCCCTGATTATCCAAAATCATGGCTATCCGCCCCTATGGTCACGGCCTAATACTTTTGAAACATTGGTGCACATCATTCTGGAGCAGCAGGTGTCCCTGGCCTCGGCATTGTCGGCTTTAAATAAGCTGAGGGAGCGGGTACAGGAAATTACCCCGGTCAGGGTTTTGTTACTTACCGACGAAGAATTTAAAGCCTGCTATTGCAGCCGCCAAAAAACAGCCTATATCAAATACCTTGCAGAAGCCATTATCAGCGGGCAAATCGATCTTGAAGCTATGGAACAAATGCCTGATGACGTTATCCGCGCTAAACTAACTGCCCTCAAAGGCATCGGTAACTGGACTACAGATGTGTACCTAATGTTTGTACTGCAGCATGCCGATGTTTTTCCTATCGGGGATCTGGCCGCGGTGAATGCGCTTAAACGGGTAAAAAATCTGCCAAAAGATATTACAAAGGAAGAGTTGTTAGCGGTGACCGAACAATGGAAACCTTACCGCACGGTAGCGGCGATGTTGTTATGGCATTATTATTTAGCCCCCCGGCCCCCTAAAGGGGGAGTTAAAAAGAAAGGTTAATAAGCAAAAAACGCATTGGCTTTGCCAATGCGTTTGCATGTATTTAGCAAAGCTCCCCCTTTAGGTGGCAGGGCTGTCATACATTAAACAACCCGTTTCTTTCCTGCTCCTGGTAATCCTGTACAGTTTCAATGGCATTATCAATCACATCACTCAAAGCGGTTATGAAAGTACCGGGCTGGGCCAGGCTCATGGCGTGCTTAATGGCATCAACTTCTTTTGGTACTACCTCAACCTTTTTATCAGGATCAACCGAGTAAATTCCTTCCTTAAGTAAACCGATAATATTTTCGGCAGTGCGGCCGCGCAGGTGTTTCTCCTGGCGCAGGATAATATAATCAAACATCTCGGCCGATAGCTTGCCCAACTCGCGGATGTCGTCGTCGCGCCTGTCGCCGGTGCCGGCTATGATACCAATTTTAAGCGGCGAATCGATATGCTTTAAAAATTCCTTGATGCCGGTATAGCCATCCGGGTTGTGGGCAAAATCTATCATGAAACGAAAATCCTTAAACTCAAAGATGTTCATACGGCCCGGCGTTTGTGATGCCGATGGGATAAAGGTTTCGAGCGAGATCTTGATGTCTTCAGTTTTAAATCCCCATAAAAAAGTAGCCAGCGTTGCTGCAAGCACATTCTCAATCATGAAGGGCACAGTACCACCAAATGTAAGCGGGATCAGGATAGTACGCTGTACGCGGATCTTCCAGTCGCCTTTTAAAATGGTGATAAAGCCGTTTTCACAAATGGCAGCAATGCCCCCTTTTTTGCAATGCGATTTAATGATCGGGTTATTTTCATTGCGGCTAAAGTAGGCGATGTTACATTCGGCCTTTTTGCCGATGCGTACGCAATATTCATTGTCGGCATTTAAAACTCCCCAGCCATCCTTCTTAACCGAGTTAAGCACCACGCTTTTCACGCGGGAAAGGTCTTCCAATGAGTGGATATCCGATAAGCCAAGGTGATCTTCCTGGATATTGGTAACTACACCTATATCGCAAAATCCAAAACCGAGGCCCGAGCGCAGGATGCCTCCGCGGGCGGTTTCCAATACCGCGAAATCAACTGTCGGGTCTTTTAAAATAAACTCGGAACTTACCGGACCGGTGGTATCGCCCTTCAGCATCATGTTGTTTTGTACGTAGATCCCATCTGATGTAGTAAAACCTACCCTGTGCCCGTTGTTTTTAACAATGTGCGCTATTAAGCGGGTGGTAGTGGTTTTACCGTTGGTGCCCGTAATGGCGATGATAGGGATCCGGGCCGATTTACCGGCCGGGTAAAGCATATCAATCACGTGCCCGGCTACGTTACGTGGCAGGCCCTCACTTGGCGCGATGTGCATCCTGAAGCCCGGCGCGGCATTAACTTCCAGTATCACGCCACCGGTATCGGTAAGCGGCTCGGTAAGGTTTTGCGCCATAATGTCGATTCCGCAAATATCCAGGCCGATGATTTTGGAGATGCGTTCGCAAATAAAAATATTTTGCGGGTGTATATGATCGGTAACATCAACCGAAGTACCGCCGGTGCTAAGGTTAGCTGTCGATTTTACGTAAACCACCTCATCCTTCGCTGGTATGGTTTCCAGTGTGTAACCTTTCTTTTCCAGCAGGTCGAGCGTATCACGGTCGATAGAAATTTCGGTAAGCACATTTTCATGACCATAACCACGGCGCGGGTCGGTATTTTCCAGGTCGATCAATTCCTGGATATTCGACCTTCCGTCGCCGGTAATATGGGCCGGTTTGCGGAGGGCGGCGGCAACCATTTTATTATCGATCACCAACACCCTGAAGTCAAAGCCGGTAACATAACGCTCCACAATTACACGGCGCGAAATTTTGGCGGCGTGCTCATAGGCTTCAATAGCCTCCTCTTCAGTTTTTATGTTGATAGAAATGCCACGGCCATGGTTGCCATCAAGCGGTTTAAATACCAGCGGGAAGCCCACTTTGCGGATGGCATCAGGCACAGCCGATGCTGATGATATGGTTACGCCTTTAGCTACAGGGATAGCCTGCTCCTGTAATAAACGCTTGGTTTCTTCCTTATTACTGGCAATATCAACGGCTATACTGCTGGTTTTTTCGGTCATGGTAGCGCGGAAACGTACCTGGTTTTTGCCGTAACCCAGCTGCACCAACGATTGATTGTTAAGCCTGATCCATGGGATATCCCTTGCAATAGCTTCTTCCACAATTGACCCGGTACTTGGCCCCAGGCGGGTATTTTCCCTGATCTCGCGCATTTGCTGAATATCAGCGTCCAGGTTGTAATCCTCGCCTTTTATCAGCGCTTCGGTTATGCGTACGGCAGATTCGGCTGCAAAAACGCCAACTTTCTCTTCCAGGTAAGCAAACACTACATTGTACACGCCCCTTGTTTTGGTTTCGCGGGTACGGCCGAAACCGGTATCCATACCGGCAAGGGTTTGGATCTCTAAGGCGATGTGCTCAATAACATGGCCCATCCAGGTGCCGGCAATCACCCGCTGAAAAAAACCGCCGGGTACACCGGGCGAGCAGCGGTGGCTGTATAACGATGGCAGCAGCTTTTCAAGCCGCTCATAAAAGCCTTCTATTTCGTTGGAGGGGCGGTGTTCCATCTCCTGCAGATCAAGCCGCATTTGTATTAATTTTTTGCGCCTGATGCTCCAAATGTTGGGTCCGCGTAGTACCTGGATATTCTCGATCTTCATTATGTAGAATGCTATTTTTTTGTCAGTCTAATTTTCCCCTTAAAACTATAAAACATAACACGGGAATAAAATTTTTGATGGCAAAAAGCCATTATTTATTATTAGTTCCTGTGTTTGTGCATGTTTTTGTCGTAATTTGTATATAGTTGTATTAAGATATTGTGAAATAATCATGATTGTCCCGAAAGGTAAACTAATAATTATAGGTGGCGCGGTTGATATGGGGAGTAATGTTACTCTTCAGGAGCACATTTTGCAACCGGATTATATCAAATTTTTTGAACAGGGCATATTAAGGCGGATAATTAACGAATCGGCAAAGCATGAAGGCTCACAAATTGAAGTAATCACCACTGCTTCACAAATTCCGGAGCTTGTAGGTGCGGAGTATATTAAAGCCTTCGGCCAGCTCAACGTTACTAATGTTAATGTACTGCACATCAAAAGCCGCGAGGATGCGGGCAATAAAGTTTATCTCGACCGTATTCGCAAAGCCGATGTGGTGATGTTCAGCGGCGGCGACCAGCTCCGGCTTACAGCTATTTTTGGCGGTACCGAATTTTTACAGATCCTTAAACAGCGTTATCAAAAAGAAGATTTCGTTATCGCCGGTACTTCGGCAGGTGCTGCGGCAGCTTCAACACACATGATTTACCGCGGGCAAAGCAACGAAGCCCTTGTAAAAGGCGAGGTACAGATAACCGCCGGCCTTGGCTTTATCGACTCGGTTATTGTTGATACACACTTTGTACAGCGCGGCCGCATAGGCCGGTTAATGTATGCTGTAGCAACCAACCCGGGTATTTTAGGAATAGGTTTGGGCGAGGATACAGGCTTGCTTATTACCGAAGGTTATATGATGGAAGCTATCGGCTCGGGCCTCATCATTTTGGTTGATGGCCGCAACATCGTATCAACCAATATTTATGATGTGGAGCTCGGCTCGCCAATATCTATCGAAAACCTGAGGGTGCATGTCATGTCGATATTTGATAAGTACGACCTGATCCAGCACCGTTTAATCATAAAAAAGAGCGTGAAAGTTGAAGAAGGTGTTTTTATACATGCACCGGGCAGCAATCTTTTACAATAATTTAAACTGCATAAAGTTCTTATAAACACCCTGGCCTTATTTATGCAGGTACATCTACTTAATTTATAATTATGAAAATAATTATTCACGGCGGTTTTTTTAGCGAATCGCATACCAACCAGGAAGTAAAGCTGGCCAAACAGGAGGCCCTGAACGGCATAGTGCAGTTAGGATATAACTACCTGCAACATCATACCGCTGCAGAAACAGTGGTTTATGCTGTGAGGCTGCTTGAAGACTGCGAGCTTTTTAACGCAGGCACCGGCTCACAGATCCAAAGCGATGGCAAGATCCGTTTGAGTGCTGCGCTAATGGATGGTAAAACCCAGCGTTTTTCGGGCGTTATTAATATTGAGGACGTTAAAAACCCTATCTGCGTAGCTGAAAAACTACAAGCCTATGATGACCGTGTATTGAGCGGCAAAGGAGCATGCGATTTTGCTATAGAAAACGGTCATAAATATTATAACCCCGAAATCCCGCAGCGCCGTCACGAATACGAACAAAAGCTCAGCGATTCCATCAGGCTTGGCACCGTGGGCTGCGTTGCATTGGATGTACATGGCAACCTGGCTGCCGCAACGAGTACCGGCGGCAAAGGTTTTGAA
It contains:
- a CDS encoding IS3 family transposase, producing the protein MKDMYTRISLVRLCRLLGITRQAYYQHFWQQEASGIEDTLILQEVVSIRQDHRAMGGRKLYEKLHPFLLDHGIKMGRDALFDLLSANGLLVKKRRRRHVTTWSGHRFNRWPNIIRSLEVVRPNQLWVSDITYWKVKEEHLYISLITDAYSHKVVGYHLADTLETIETIQALKMALKDLPEQLPEALIHHSDRGVQYCTESYVKLLQDRYIKISMTENGDPLENAVAERMNGILKEEYLKHHRPENKQQAKQLLDRAIELYNKHRPHFSIGLLTPQHVHDKSLLPQKLWKNYYRKNTNIVNVSQDITTLVNT
- a CDS encoding isoaspartyl peptidase/L-asparaginase, whose product is MKIIIHGGFFSESHTNQEVKLAKQEALNGIVQLGYNYLQHHTAAETVVYAVRLLEDCELFNAGTGSQIQSDGKIRLSAALMDGKTQRFSGVINIEDVKNPICVAEKLQAYDDRVLSGKGACDFAIENGHKYYNPEIPQRRHEYEQKLSDSIRLGTVGCVALDVHGNLAAATSTGGKGFEIPGRVSDSATTAGNYANEFAGVSCTGVGEDIVSGSVAVKIVTRVTDGMTLMAATEKTLDEMKPYDGFAGVIGITTDGQIYHSDTHPYMVWALHDGDIEIFN
- a CDS encoding DUF4407 domain-containing protein, producing MKKVTRFFWFCSGAHIDTLKKYPIEHNKYVGIGATIFFTALFAALSGGYAMYFVFNGDAFAVGFAILFGLLWGTAIFNMDRYIVSSINKEGTTNQQILQASPRILLAIMIGIVISRPLELKIFDKEIRQKLKTAYLKGQRSKIDTLEKTYMQKYAMELGKNTDLKKEKDSLERDINRSRYQLNQEVFGDKTNQTSGITGYGTYAKQKQAVLEEKEVRLKTVTDNLGQMDQYLSARKDYEGLNGTRLFTEHQLDSLSAIAGFSDRNWALGQLTYTENGKRDLDTYLAISFIGYLFILFECLPVFVKLMSPKGPYDTAIAKTAEANIHLAERDKERDMAVTDNIYDHNLDTDIQRRKKIISSQSDYDFERHSYE
- a CDS encoding cyanophycinase gives rise to the protein MIVPKGKLIIIGGAVDMGSNVTLQEHILQPDYIKFFEQGILRRIINESAKHEGSQIEVITTASQIPELVGAEYIKAFGQLNVTNVNVLHIKSREDAGNKVYLDRIRKADVVMFSGGDQLRLTAIFGGTEFLQILKQRYQKEDFVIAGTSAGAAAASTHMIYRGQSNEALVKGEVQITAGLGFIDSVIVDTHFVQRGRIGRLMYAVATNPGILGIGLGEDTGLLITEGYMMEAIGSGLIILVDGRNIVSTNIYDVELGSPISIENLRVHVMSIFDKYDLIQHRLIIKKSVKVEEGVFIHAPGSNLLQ
- the cphA gene encoding cyanophycin synthetase, which codes for MKIENIQVLRGPNIWSIRRKKLIQMRLDLQEMEHRPSNEIEGFYERLEKLLPSLYSHRCSPGVPGGFFQRVIAGTWMGHVIEHIALEIQTLAGMDTGFGRTRETKTRGVYNVVFAYLEEKVGVFAAESAVRITEALIKGEDYNLDADIQQMREIRENTRLGPSTGSIVEEAIARDIPWIRLNNQSLVQLGYGKNQVRFRATMTEKTSSIAVDIASNKEETKRLLQEQAIPVAKGVTISSASAVPDAIRKVGFPLVFKPLDGNHGRGISINIKTEEEAIEAYEHAAKISRRVIVERYVTGFDFRVLVIDNKMVAAALRKPAHITGDGRSNIQELIDLENTDPRRGYGHENVLTEISIDRDTLDLLEKKGYTLETIPAKDEVVYVKSTANLSTGGTSVDVTDHIHPQNIFICERISKIIGLDICGIDIMAQNLTEPLTDTGGVILEVNAAPGFRMHIAPSEGLPRNVAGHVIDMLYPAGKSARIPIIAITGTNGKTTTTRLIAHIVKNNGHRVGFTTSDGIYVQNNMMLKGDTTGPVSSEFILKDPTVDFAVLETARGGILRSGLGFGFCDIGVVTNIQEDHLGLSDIHSLEDLSRVKSVVLNSVKKDGWGVLNADNEYCVRIGKKAECNIAYFSRNENNPIIKSHCKKGGIAAICENGFITILKGDWKIRVQRTILIPLTFGGTVPFMIENVLAATLATFLWGFKTEDIKISLETFIPSASQTPGRMNIFEFKDFRFMIDFAHNPDGYTGIKEFLKHIDSPLKIGIIAGTGDRRDDDIRELGKLSAEMFDYIILRQEKHLRGRTAENIIGLLKEGIYSVDPDKKVEVVPKEVDAIKHAMSLAQPGTFITALSDVIDNAIETVQDYQEQERNGLFNV
- a CDS encoding DUF6358 family protein; its protein translation is MGFKLVLNVLYTMGVALCFIVAYKMFTEKNYLIMAGAMVVGVVVIFMKLRLLKEVKETQQVKEVKGAQKKK
- a CDS encoding DNA-3-methyladenine glycosylase 2 family protein, encoding MFEQFSHSNYHSICDQLAAGDPDLALIIQNHGYPPLWSRPNTFETLVHIILEQQVSLASALSALNKLRERVQEITPVRVLLLTDEEFKACYCSRQKTAYIKYLAEAIISGQIDLEAMEQMPDDVIRAKLTALKGIGNWTTDVYLMFVLQHADVFPIGDLAAVNALKRVKNLPKDITKEELLAVTEQWKPYRTVAAMLLWHYYLAPRPPKGGVKKKG
- a CDS encoding rhodanese-like domain-containing protein is translated as MNEITVQELKEKIDKGEDFQLIDVREDFEYETSNLGGQLIPLGGVLIESEKISKDKPVVVMCRSGKRSAAAIMQLEQQGFTNLSNLRGGILAWQAEIDPELNVY